In a genomic window of Nitrospirota bacterium:
- a CDS encoding UvrD-helicase domain-containing protein, translating to MNNLPDYENRRLAVSTFDKNIVVTAGAGTGKTTLLVDRILCLLMRPHDPLKITDIVALTFTNKAAGEMRSRLRKKLEGIIAIPPPLTGGDEKPHPHPDPPSCLPPQKRGEGFGRNLIAALPEGEEIPLPFKETAKDDENSLPFKGRVRVGMGLITPENRMLSEIFDDYQLSDIEIRKRARNALSEIEKAQICTMHSFAGYVLRLYPVEAGIDPGFTEDDGAAFEEHFEREWEDWLDTELSQKPPHRELWEEILEKTTLDSLKDFVRELCKETIPLNSLANPHEPVFTKGDENERDKNVPPIVNIKPDRRGFLTPPEDFRINQDPNPAFVSWLESNNRRIQELLSKYTKKRKVEKLLVVSEDVFDDVLSDITPEIMDDDTSTKPTDWDEEDYEDAVRIIKSAKRLSTADDEFFSRVLKLCLPFAGRCRERFTASGYISFDGLLSFCREILKNIKDVREDLKNRFKAILVDEFQDTDPVQYEIVLYMAEVSGQHETDWRKVKLTPGKLFIVGDPKQSIYSFRKADIEAYSQVRDMVLSDNPGSKTDLLTNFRSNNRIIDVVNGLFSQLIKKRGLYQPEYIRLVNRADNEAFLNDQKVELRLIATGDGDDINAQRAVRLEAEAIGRWIKEEAVDKKEVPGPDGKKMLVSYRHIAILLRKLTDVNDYIEVLRKYDIPYTVEGEKHFYSTQEVIDFVNLLRVIDNPADSLAMTGVLRSPLGGLSDKEIYELNRLSMLDYRNPVLNLNLNLNLNLNSLSSLYNRLALLKKEAGAMPVPDAIHFIFDTLPVLEFAASSYNGEQAVANLLKIQKIAELQSDRGDLTLKGFTGLLEENITQLQEEGESLLSEEAVNVVRILSIHKAKGLEFPVVILAGTHSYPNVREDSVSVVHDWSTGTTGLKLNNLRNRASVMHYDKNTLKDEEEQKRLLYVAMTRARESLIISGTRYGKLNKNCFLEMIREVTGDFPGEGDSGDILLSNGKINQSIIKYDALKKEKTSAGRKTEDFTGKTAVVKQVPIEIAEIAGQWNQRTNRYNEMHSKTIFITPTKLEMEYADSEQKQKQEVRIATEIPPPLRGGGEQRGYSEKPHPHLNLLPDGEENFLPFKGRVRVGMGSFYDESNSSSGERSLLIGTVIHHILEQWDFKNDRLMNDTDMEDVIEMFIPVIAEGNLSGIKEEVTGIMEKFLLSPVYNELKKVEILGREVPFTMLWDAQIIEGVIDLIYKDGDTVYIADYKTDKVPVSGSVPPLENEDKGGFENLISRKYSISAKIYIEAVKRCLCLDAGGFNLIFLRPAKSVLIRLT from the coding sequence ATGAACAATCTTCCTGACTATGAAAACAGAAGGCTTGCAGTTTCAACTTTTGACAAGAATATAGTTGTCACTGCAGGGGCCGGTACCGGTAAAACCACTCTACTTGTTGACCGTATCTTATGCCTTTTAATGAGGCCGCATGATCCATTAAAGATTACAGACATAGTTGCACTAACCTTTACAAATAAGGCCGCAGGGGAGATGAGAAGCCGTCTCAGAAAAAAACTGGAGGGGATTATTGCAATTCCCCCTCCCTTAACCGGAGGAGATGAAAAACCCCACCCTCACCCTGATCCCCCCTCCTGCCTCCCCCCGCAAAAGAGGGGGGAGGGATTTGGAAGGAATTTAATTGCAGCTCTCCCTGAGGGAGAGGAAATTCCCCTCCCCTTCAAGGAGACGGCCAAGGATGATGAAAATTCCCTCCCCTTCAAGGGGAGGGTTAGGGTGGGGATGGGGTTAATTACGCCTGAAAACCGTATGCTCTCCGAGATTTTTGATGATTATCAACTCAGTGATATTGAAATCAGGAAGCGGGCGAGGAATGCACTATCTGAGATCGAGAAGGCACAGATATGTACAATGCACAGTTTTGCAGGGTATGTGCTCCGTCTTTATCCTGTAGAGGCAGGCATAGACCCAGGATTTACAGAAGATGATGGGGCTGCTTTTGAAGAGCACTTTGAGAGGGAATGGGAAGACTGGCTTGATACTGAGTTATCCCAAAAACCGCCGCACAGAGAATTGTGGGAGGAAATTCTTGAAAAGACCACACTTGATTCCCTCAAGGATTTTGTCAGGGAGTTATGTAAGGAAACGATTCCACTAAATTCCCTGGCAAATCCTCATGAGCCAGTGTTTACAAAGGGAGATGAAAATGAGCGGGACAAGAATGTCCCGCCTATCGTTAATATAAAACCGGATAGGCGGGGTTTTCTAACCCCGCCGGAGGATTTTCGGATAAATCAAGACCCTAACCCTGCATTCGTCTCCTGGCTTGAGTCAAACAATCGTCGTATTCAGGAACTCCTTAGCAAGTACACAAAAAAGAGAAAAGTAGAAAAACTCTTAGTTGTTTCAGAAGATGTGTTTGACGATGTATTGTCAGACATTACGCCGGAGATAATGGATGATGATACAAGTACAAAGCCCACAGACTGGGATGAAGAGGATTATGAAGATGCAGTTCGAATCATAAAGTCTGCAAAAAGGCTTTCTACTGCTGATGATGAATTTTTCTCCCGCGTGCTGAAACTCTGCCTCCCCTTTGCAGGCAGATGCAGGGAGAGATTTACAGCTTCGGGTTACATATCATTTGACGGCCTCCTATCATTCTGCCGTGAAATCCTGAAAAACATAAAAGATGTACGGGAAGATTTAAAGAACCGGTTTAAGGCCATCCTTGTTGATGAGTTTCAGGACACTGACCCGGTGCAGTATGAGATTGTCCTGTACATGGCTGAGGTTTCAGGACAACATGAGACTGACTGGCGTAAGGTAAAACTTACACCAGGGAAGCTATTTATAGTCGGCGACCCCAAACAGTCTATCTATTCCTTTCGTAAGGCTGACATAGAGGCATACTCCCAGGTAAGGGATATGGTGCTGTCGGATAATCCCGGGAGTAAGACAGACCTTCTTACAAACTTCAGGAGTAATAACAGGATTATTGATGTTGTAAATGGCCTGTTTTCACAACTTATAAAAAAACGTGGATTATATCAGCCGGAATATATCAGGCTGGTGAACCGTGCTGATAATGAGGCATTTCTGAATGACCAGAAGGTTGAGCTTAGGCTTATCGCCACCGGTGATGGAGATGATATTAATGCACAGAGGGCTGTCAGGCTTGAGGCTGAGGCTATTGGAAGATGGATCAAGGAAGAGGCCGTTGATAAGAAAGAGGTACCGGGCCCTGACGGAAAAAAGATGCTTGTATCATACAGGCATATTGCCATACTGCTCAGGAAATTGACGGATGTCAATGATTATATTGAGGTCTTACGAAAATACGACATACCTTATACAGTTGAAGGTGAGAAGCACTTTTATTCAACCCAGGAGGTGATAGATTTTGTAAACCTGCTCAGGGTTATAGATAATCCTGCTGACAGCCTTGCAATGACAGGTGTCTTACGTTCACCCCTCGGCGGTTTATCTGACAAGGAGATTTATGAATTGAACAGGCTCTCCATGCTTGATTACAGAAATCCGGTTCTTAATCTTAACCTTAACCTTAATCTTAATCTTAATTCCCTCTCCTCTCTTTATAACCGTCTCGCATTGCTGAAAAAAGAGGCAGGCGCTATGCCGGTTCCTGATGCAATCCATTTTATATTTGATACCCTTCCTGTGCTTGAATTTGCGGCGAGTTCTTATAATGGCGAACAAGCGGTTGCCAATCTGTTGAAGATTCAGAAGATTGCAGAATTACAGAGCGACAGGGGTGACCTCACACTCAAGGGTTTTACCGGTTTGCTTGAAGAGAATATCACTCAACTACAGGAAGAAGGGGAGAGCCTTTTATCTGAAGAGGCTGTAAATGTAGTACGCATATTGAGTATTCATAAGGCCAAAGGGCTTGAGTTTCCGGTCGTGATACTTGCAGGTACCCACAGTTATCCTAATGTGAGGGAAGACAGTGTCAGCGTTGTACATGACTGGTCAACCGGCACAACAGGGTTAAAATTGAATAATCTGAGGAACCGTGCCTCAGTAATGCACTATGATAAAAATACATTAAAGGATGAAGAAGAGCAGAAGAGGCTTCTGTATGTTGCAATGACAAGGGCAAGGGAAAGCCTGATTATTTCCGGCACACGCTACGGTAAGTTAAATAAGAACTGTTTTCTTGAGATGATCAGGGAGGTGACCGGAGACTTCCCTGGTGAAGGTGACAGCGGAGATATATTGCTGAGTAACGGGAAAATCAATCAGAGCATAATTAAATATGATGCATTAAAAAAAGAGAAGACTTCGGCCGGGAGGAAAACGGAAGATTTTACAGGGAAGACTGCCGTAGTAAAGCAGGTACCTATAGAAATTGCAGAGATTGCAGGGCAGTGGAACCAAAGGACTAATCGTTATAACGAGATGCATAGTAAAACTATCTTTATCACCCCAACAAAGCTGGAGATGGAATATGCCGATTCTGAGCAGAAGCAGAAGCAAGAGGTAAGAATTGCAACAGAAATTCCACCTCCCTTGAGGGGTGGGGGGGAGCAACGAGGATATTCGGAAAAACCCCACCCTCACCTTAATCTTCTCCCTGATGGAGAGGAAAATTTCCTCCCCTTCAAGGGGAGGGTTAGGGTGGGGATGGGGTCATTTTACGATGAATCTAACTCATCATCAGGTGAGAGGTCATTACTTATCGGCACTGTTATACACCATATCCTTGAGCAGTGGGATTTTAAAAATGATAGGTTGATGAATGACACAGACATGGAAGATGTTATTGAAATGTTTATTCCGGTCATTGCTGAGGGCAATTTGTCCGGAATTAAAGAAGAGGTCACCGGCATAATGGAAAAGTTTTTATTGTCACCTGTGTATAATGAATTGAAAAAGGTGGAGATACTCGGCAGGGAGGTTCCTTTTACAATGCTTTGGGACGCACAAATCATAGAAGGTGTCATTGACCTTATATATAAAGATGGAGACACTGTTTATATTGCGGATTACAAAACAGACAAGGTACCCGTATCCGGCAGCGTTCCCCCTTTAGAAAATGAGGACAAGGGGGGATTTGAAAATCTGATTTCCAGGAAATATTCAATATCCGCAAAAATATATATCGAGGCAGTAAAGCGGTGTCTTTGCCTTGATGCCGGAGGTTTCAATCTTATATTTCTGCGGCCTGCTAAGAGTGTCCTGATAAGATTAACTTGA